A segment of the Streptomyces sp. NBC_00376 genome:
GTCGCCGAGGAGAAGTTCGGGGTGAAGTCCGACGCCAACGCGGTCACCGTGCTCGTCGGCAGGCAGGACGGCAAGCCCCTCACACAGGCCGACCAGCAGCGCATCGGTGAGGTCGCCGAGAAGCTGGGCCGCCAGCGCGTCGAAATGCCCGAGCGCGAGGACGACGCGCCCGCGTTCATGTTCGAGGACTACTCCCAGACCCCGAAGGTCAGTCCCGCCATGGTCGCGCCGGACCGCAGCTTCGAGCTGCTCTCCGCGCAGCTGACCGGCAACATCACGGACCCCGGCATGCACGACCTCTACCAGGCCTTCCGCGACGAGGCGAAGGACGATTTCGCCGATGCCGGGATGCGCACCGGATTCACCGGCGGCCTGGCCGACCTCGTCGACACGACCGAGGCGGAGAAGACCACCACGACGGTCGTCGGCGCCCTCATGGTCGGTCTGATCGTACTGATCAACATTCTGGTGTTTCGCAGCGCACTGGCCGCCTTCGTCCCCCTGATCGCGGTCGCCATCATCGGGGGTGCGGCGGGGGGCGTGGTCGTGGGCGCCTCGATGCTCACCGGCATCAACCTCGACGCCTCCACTCCGAGCATGATCGGCGTCGTCCTGATCGGCATCGGCGTCGACTACTTCCTGTTCCTGCTCTTCCGCTTCCGCGAACAGCTGCGGGCCCACCCCGACCTGCCGGCACGCACCGTGTCCGCGGAGGTCAGCGCTCGGGTCGGCACGGCGATCACCTCGGCAGCGCTCACCATCGTCGCCGCCTTCGCCACGCTCGGCGTCGCGACCTTCGGGCAGTTCCGGGTGCTCGGCCCCGCCATCGCCGTCTCGGTACTCGTCATGCTCCTCGCCAGCCTCACCCTGATGCCCGCGCTGCTCGCGGTCACCGGACGCAAAATGTTCTGGCCCTCCCGCTCGCTCAGGCACGAGCCGCGCGCCGGCACGGCCGCCGGCGTCGGCGATCTGGTCGCCCGTCGCCCGCTCACCCTGATCGTCGCTTCCGTCGCGCTGCTCGGCGCGCTGGCCGCCGGACTCGTCGGAATGCGGATGGACTACGGCCAGACGCCCGGCACCCAGGACACCCCGGCGGCTGTCACCGCCACCGAAATCGCCCGCTCTCTGCCTGCCGGTGTATCCGATCCGGCCACGGTCTACATCACGGCGAAGGACGGCGGCGCGCTGACCGCCCAAGGTCTCGCCGCGATACCCAAGGCCCTGGCCGAGGTCAACGGCGTCGGCCAGGTCGGCGAGACCCTCTTCAACAAGGACCGCACCGCGGCTCGCATCGACGTCTACCTCACCGTCGACACCCAGAGCCAGCAGGCCCGCGACCTTGTGTCCGGCCCCGTCCGTGACACCGTCGCCGACCACACGCCTCCTGGTGCGCAGGCCCATGTCGGCGGTACGGCCGCGATCTTCGCGGACATCTCCACCGCCGTCGACCACGACCTGAAGACCGTGTTCCCGGTCGCCGCCGCGCTGATCGCCCTCATCCTGATCGTCCTGCTGCGCAGCCTGCTCGCCCCGGTCGTGCTCATGCTCGCCGTCGGTCTCGGCTTCGCCGCCACCCTCGGCGCATCGGCCCTGTTCTTCCAGCACCTTCTCGACCGGCCGGGTGTCGACTTCGTCCTGCCGCTGGTGCTGTTCCTCTTCGTCGTCGCCCTCGGCACCGACTACAACATCCTGATCAGCGACCGCATCCGCGAAGAGATGGACCGGCCGGGGCCGGCCCGCGCCGCCGTCGCCCGCGCCGTGCGCCACACCGCTCCCGCCATCGCCACGGCCGGTGTCATCCTCGCCGCGTCCTTCGGCAGCCTCGGCGCCAACTCCAACCCCGGCACTCAGCAGATCGGCTTCGCGACGGCGCTCGGCATCATGCTCTCCGCCTTCGTCATCTCCATCGTGCTGGTACCCGCGCTCGTCGCGCTCCTGGGCCGGGCCACGTGGTGGCCGGTCCGCCCGGGACGCTCCAAGGGCCGCCACCAGGCCGGGCCACCGGCAGGCCCGTCGCACCACGACCACCTCTCCCTGACCCACTGATGTTGTTCCCCTACCGACAGGAGTTGTTCCATGCACGCACGTGTATCGCCGAGGTTCCGTCCCACGCTTTCGCGAGGTGGCCGGCGTAAGGCCTTGCTGGCCGTGACCGTGCTCACCGGGGCCGTCATGACCACCGGTGCGCTGTTGCCGTCCGCGGCCTCCGCCGCCAGGCCGGACACCGTTCAGAGCAGCCTGAACGCCTTGGTGGCCGACGACCGGATGCCCGCCGCGCTGGCGAGCGTCGAGGACCGCGAGGGCCGGATACGTAACTACACCGCGGGTGTCGGCGACCTCGGGACCGGGGCGAAGGTACCCAAGGACGGGCAGGTGCGGGCGGGCAGCAACACCAAGGCGTTCACGGCCGTGGTCGTGCTGCAGCTGGTCGCCGAGAAGAAGATCGCCCTGGACGCCCCTGTCGACACCTACCTGCCCGGCCTGCTGCGCGGCGAAGGCATCGACGGACGCCACATCACCGTCCGCCAACTCCTCCAGCACACCAGCGGCCTGCCCGAATACGTGGACACGCGCGCGATCCTCGAAGATCGGCAGAGGTACTACGAGCCGCGCGAGCTCCTCGACAGCGCACTCGCACAGAAGGCCCACTTCGCCCCGGGCGTGAAGTGGGAGTACAACAACACGAACTACCTGGTCGCGGGCCTGATCATCCAGAAGGTCACCGGCCGCCCGCTGGGCGAGGAGATCAACCGGCGCATCGCCGACCGCATCGGACTGCGCCACACCTACTTCCCCACCCCCGGAGACATGACCATCCAAGAGCCCCACCCCAAGGGCTACCACCGGGACACAGCCGACTCGCCCTGGCGCGAGGTCACCGAACTCGACCCGTCCTGGGGTTGGGCCGCGGGTGCGGTGATCTCCACCAACAGCGACCTCAACCGCTTCTACACCGCCCTCCTCGACGGCAAACTCCTGCCCCCGGCCCAGCTCGCCCAGATGCGCACCACCGTCCCCGCAGACGCGGCCGGCCCAGGCGTCCGCTACGGACTGGGCCTGACCAGCAGGCCGTTGCCGTGCGGCGGCCTGTACTGGGGCCATGGCGGCACCATTCCGGGATACGACACCTTGGGAGGTGTCACAGAGGACGGTCGTGCAGTCAACATCGCACTGACCGCCATCCCGACCGACGCCGCCGCCGCACAGCACGCGCAGACCGCCGTCGAAACGACCCTGTGCCGCTGAAACCCTCACTGACCCAACCGGAAAGCCGCCGCTCCCGCACCGCGGCCGCAGACGCCCGATGAGGGCGGGGCGGGCCGGTGGGCGGGCCCCTGCCGCCACCGGCGCTTGACGGTATCGGTCGCCGCTCCCGCTCGCGGGAGCGGCGACCGATACCCCGGCGGGCCCGTGCTCGCAAGCGTCGCCAGGTCACCGGAGCGACGGCCCGTCCGAGTTTGCCCCACATCTCGCAAGAGCCCGCATCCGGTCCCGGAGTCGGAATCCGCCACCGTCACCGAGGCGCGTACCGACTCACGCTTCGATCGCTCTTCACTGTCACGACAGGAGTTGTTCCATGTACGCACGTGTATCGCCGAGGTTTCGTCCCACGCTTTCGCGAGGTGGCCGGCGTAAGGCGTTGATGGCCGTGACCGTGCTCACCGGGGCCGTCATGACCACGGGTGCGCTGGTGCCGTCCGCGGCCTCCGCCGCCAGGCCGGACGCCGTTCAGAGCAGCCTGAACGCCTTGGTGCTCGACGACCGGATGCCTGCCGCGTTGGCGAGCGTCACGGACCGTGAGGGCCGGACGCGTCACTACACCGCGGGTGTCGGCGACCTCAGGACCAGGGCGAAGGTACCGAAGGACGGGCAGGTGCGGGCGGGCAGCAACACCAAGGCGTTCACGGCCGTGGTCGTGCTGCAGCTGGTCGCCGAGAAGAAGATCGCCCTGGACGCCCCTGTCGACACCTACCTGCCCGGCCTGCTGCGCGGTGAGGGGATCGACGGACGCCACATCACCGTCCGCCAGCTCCTCCAGCACACCAGCGGCCTGCCCGAATACATGGAATCCGACATCTTCGCGGACTTCCCCGCCGTCCGGTACCGGTACTTCGAGCCGCGCGACCTGCTTGACGGCGCCCTGAAGCAGGAGGCCCACTTCTCCCCGGGCGCGAAGTGGGAGTACAGCAACACGAACTACCTGGTCGCGGGCCTGATCATCCAGAAGGTCACCGGCCGCCCCGTGGGCGAGGAGATCGACCGGCGCATCGTCGACCGCATCGGACTGCGCCACACCTACTTCCCCAAGCCCGGAGAGACGACCCTCCACGAGCCCCACCCCAAGGGCTACGAACGGGAAACGGACGACGGACCTCTGATCGACTACACCACCATGGACATGTCCATGGGGTGGGCCGCGGGTGCTCTGGTGTCCACCAACAGCGACCTCAACCGCTTCTACAGCGCCCTCCTCGACGGCGAACTCCTGCCCCCGGCCCAGCTCGCCCAGATGCGCACCACCGTCCCCGCAGAGGCACGTGGCCCCGGCGTCCGCTACGGACTGGGCCTGACCAGCACACCGCTGTCATGCGGCGGCGTCTACTGGGGTCACGGCGGAACCGCCCTGGGATACCGGACACGAGGAGGCGTCACGGAGGACGGACGTGCCGCCGGCATCGCGGTGACCACCGCCCCGACGGGTGCAGCCTCCCAGCGGGTGGAGGCCGCCGTCGACACGGCGCTGTGCCGCTGATCCAGGCGGAGACAGGCGGGAAGACGGGCCCGCGGGGTCGCCGGCGCGTTCCGGCGGGCCCGGCCGCGTTCCGTGGCCGGGAGCTGGACGGAATTGCCTCGGCGTTCTCCGTACCTCTCGGGAAGAATGAGCGCATGGAGCTGCGTGGGGACGAGGTCGTGCTGCGGCCGGTGGCCGATGGTGATGGTGCGATCCTCGAAAGGGTCGTGAGGGAACCGGAAGTCGCGGCGTGGTGGTCGCCCCCGGACGGCTACGAGCGCATGCTGGCCGTCGTTTTCGAGGGCGAGGTCATCGGTGCCGTCCAGTTCAACGAGGAGAACGATCCCGAGTTCCGTCACGCGGGCATCGACATCTTCCTGACGGCGAGGCACCACGGGAAGGGCCTCGGTACCGACACGGTGCGCACCCTGGCCCGGTGGCTGGTGGGGGAACGCGGCCATCACCGGCTGACCATCGATCCCGCCGCGGCCAATTCGGCGGCGATCCGGTGCTACGGCAAGGTCGGGTTCAAACCCGTGGGAATCATGCGGGCGTACTGGCGGAACCACCGGACGGGCGCCTGGCAGGACGGTCTGCTGATGGATCTGCTCGCGGACGAGCTGACCTGAACTCCCCGTGCCGTGCCGCCCGTTGACGGACGCATCCGGGCCCGCGCCCTACTCCCAGGTCGCGGTGTCGGGGTCGATGCCGTGGGCGCGCGCGTCGGCGTCGACGATGTGACGGAACCACGTGGCAAGGCCGGTGCGGATGCCGTCGTAGTGGGTAGCGAATGCCGGATCGGTCTCGTACATGCGGCCGAGACAGACCTGCATCTGCCTGGTGAGGGGAAAGTACGAGGCGAAGACTTCGCGGTGCCGTTCGACGAGTTGATTCGCTTCCGGGCTGCCAGGTGTGACGCCGGCGTCCATCGCGTCGCCGAGGGCGCGGTCGAGGGCGGCGACGGCTTCGGCGATGGCCTGCCATTCCTCCGGGCCGCGGGAGGCGGAGCGTTCGGCGTACTGCCTCCATTGCGTCGTGTCTCCCCAGCGCTGACGGGCTCGGGCGGGCCCGTCGGGGTCCCACCGGGGGCCGAAGATCGCGGCCTGCTGCTCCGCGGTCAGCAGCAGGCCGCGCTCGTGGGCGTCGATCATCCGGTCCAGTCCGGCGCCGAGCTGCTGGAGGCGTTCGATCCGTTCCGCGACCTGGGTGCGCTGCGCGCGCAGCGCGCCAGGTACGTCTGCGGTCGAGTCGTCCAGGACGGCCCGGATCCTGTCCAGGCCGAGACCGATCTCGCGGTAGACGACGACGCGGTGCAGGCGTTCCAGGTCACCAGCGGTGTAGAGCCGGTATCCGGCAGCCGTGCGCAGCGACGGTCGCGCGAGACCGATCTCGTCCCAGTGGTGCAGCGCGCGGACCGTCACGCCCAGGCGCGTCGAGACCTGACCGACGGGCAGACCGTCGGCGTCAGTGGCATCAGGCATGCTCCTGATTGTCGCCGTGACCGGCGCCGGGTGGGGTGATCCCGATGGCCTCAAGGTTCCGAGCCTCCTGACTGGCCGGATCGAAGGGCTTTGCCGCAGTGAGAACGATTCGTGCGTTCTCGGGGGTGATCACCTCCACGTCGCGGGTGTTCCAGGGGGTGTCCCGTGGACCGTCGACCGAGTCCGGGCGCAGCGCACGACAGGCCTCGACGAGGGAATCGACCTGGCTGAGCACGCACGAGAAACTGAGGCTCATCGCCGGCGGCTCATCCGGAACGCTCTCCGCCCGGAGAAGGAGCACGTCCTGGAACGCCCACCGGCGCAGATGCACGAGGGTGCCGGGGATGCTGAACAGCTCGAAGAATCCGAGCCCACGAATCCAGAAGTCCACCGACGCCGCCAGATCGGTCGTGGGGATCGTCGCGAACGCGGGCATTCCATAGATGCCACGGAACAGCTCCGGCGGAACCGCGTCCGGGCCGGGGGTGGGCACGGGACTCATCTCGAACGCGTTGTAGTAGTCGCTCATGCACCCCACCCTCCGGCCTCACGCAACGTGAGGGTCAAGCCGAGTCCGTCGGTACGCGCACGGCGCGGGCCCGCCGGGGAGCCGCCCGAGCTCCGGGGGCAGATGCCCTGGTCCCGGGCGCGGGGCCCGCTCGTATGCTCGGGTTCATGACCGATCCTCAGCGCGGACGTCCGACGACCAATTCCATGCGGCGTGCCCTCAAGCGGGCCCGTGACGGTGTCGCTCTCGATGTGGCCGAGGCCGCCGTCCTGCTCCAGGCGAGGGGGGAGGACCTGACCGACCTCGCCGCCTCGGCGGCCCGGGTGCGGGACGCCGGGCTGGAAGCCGCGGGGCGGCCGGGGGTGATCACGTACTCGCGCAAGGTCTTCATCCCGCTGACCCGGCTCTGCCGCGACAAGTGTCACTACTGCACCTTCGTCACCGTGCCTGGCAAGCTGCGGCGCGCGGGCCACGGGATGTTCCTCTCACCCGACGAGGTGCTGGCCATCGCCCGCGAGGGCGCGGCCATGGGCTGCAAGGAAGCGCTGTTCACGCTCGGGGACCGGCCCGAGGACCGGTGGCCCGAGGCGCGGGAGTGGCTGGAGGCCGAGGGGTACGACGACACCCTCGCGTACGTACGCGCCATGGCGATCCGGGTGCTCGAAGAGACCGGGCTGCTCCCGCACCTCAACCCGGGCGTACTGAGCTGGACCGACCTTCAGCGGCTCAAGCCCGTCGCACCGTCCATGGGGATGATGCTGGAGACGACGGCCACCCGCCTGTGGTCCGAGCCCGGCGGCCCGCACCACGGGTCCCCGGACAAGGAGCCGGCCGTGCGGCTGCGGGTGCTGGAGGACGCCGGGCGGTCCAACGTCCCGTTCACCACCGGCATCCTGATCGGCATCGGGGAGTCGTACGAGGAGCGCGCGGACTCCCTCTTCGAGCTGCGCAAGACCGCCCGCGCCTACCACGGCATCCAGGAAGTCATCGTCCAGAACTTCCGCGCCAAGCCGGACACCGCGATGCGCGGCATGCCGGACGCCGAGCTGGAGGAGCTGGCCGCCGCCATCGCCGTGGCCCGGCACATCCTCGGCCCGTCCGCCCGCATCCAGGCCCCGCCGAACCTCGTCGACGCGGAGTACGCGCTGCTCATCGGCGCCGGGATCGACGACTGGGGCGGAGTCTCACCGCTCACCCCCGACCATGTGAACCCCGAGCGCCCCTGGCCGCACATCGACGAACTCGCCGCGAAGACCGCCGAGTCGGGCTTCGTGCTGCGGGAGCGGCTCACCATCTACCCGGAGTTCATCCGGCGCGGCGAGCCGTGGCTCGACCCCCGCCTCCTCCCGCACGTCCGCGCTCTCGCCGACCCGGAGACGGGGCTCGCCCGCGAGGACGCCACCCCCGCCGGACTGCCCTGGCAGGAGCCCGACGAGGAGTTCGGCGCCACCGGCCGCACCGACCTGCACCGCACCATCGACACCGAGGGCCGCACCGGAGACCGCCGCGAGGACTTCGACGAGGTGTACGGGGACTGGGAGGCGCTGCGCGAGGCCGCCGCGCCCGGCATGGTGCCGTCCCGGATCGACGGCGATGTGCGCGAGGCGCTGAGCCAGGCGGCCGACGACCCGACCGGGCTCACCGACGAGCAGGCGCTCGCCCTGCTCCACGCGGACGGCCCGGCGCTCGACGAACTCTGCCGGATCGCGGACGCCCTGCGGCGCGACGTGGTCGGCGACGACGTCACCTACATCGTCACCAGGAACATCAACTTCACCAACGTCTGCTACACCGGCTGCCGCTTCTGCGCCTTCGCCCAGCGGCGCACCGACGCCGACGCGTACACCCTCTCCCTGGACCAGGTCGCGGACCGGGCCGCACAGGCGTGGGACGTCGGGGCGGTCGAGGTCTGCATGCAGGGCGGCATCCACCCGGACCTGCCCGGCACCGCGTACTTCGACATCGCCAGGGCGGTACGGGAACGAGTGCCCGGCATCCATGTGCACGCCTTCTCGCCGATGGAGGTCGTCAACGGCGCCACCCGCACCGGGATGTCCATCCGTGACTGGCTGATCGCCGCGAAGGAGGCCGGGCTCGGCTCGATCCCCGGCACGGCGGCCGAGATCCTGGACGACGAGGTCCGCTGGGTCCTCACCAAGGGCAAGCTGCCGACCGCGACCTGGCTCGAAGTCATCAGGACCGCCCACGAGGTGGGCCTGCGCTCGTCCTCCACGATGATGTACGGGCACGTGGACCAGCCCCGCCACTGGCTCGGCCACCTGCGGACGCTGGCCCGTCTCCAGCAGGAGACCGGCGGTTTCACGGAGTTCGTCACGCTGCCGTTCATCCACACCAACGCACCGGTCTACCTCGCGGGCATCGCCCGCCCCGGCCCGACCGACCGCGACAACCGGGCCGTCACCGCCATGGCCCGGCTGCTCCTCCACCCGCACATCACCAACATCCAGACCAGCTGGGTCAAGCTCGGCACGGAGGGCGCGGCCGAGATGCTCCGCTCGGGCGCCAACGACCTGGGCGGCACCCTGATGGAGGAGACCATCTCCCGGATGGCCGGGTCGAGCTACGGCTCGTACCGCTCCATCCAGGACCTGATCGCCATCGCGGAACTCGCGGGCCGGCCGGCGAAGCCGCGTACGACGCTGTACGGGGAAGTCCCCGAGGAGCGGGTGGCGGCGGCCACGGCGTCCGACGGGCACCTTCCGGAGCTGCTGCCGGTACTGCCGGACTGAGGGTCGGTCTCAGACCTGCGGGAGGGTCTGCCAGCCCCGGGTGATCTCTTCGCGGATCGCTCGCTGGTCCGGTGCGGTGTGTCCGGGGCCCTGGGTGAGCAGGCCGAGCAAGGCGGGGCGGCGGCGGGGGTCGTCGGCGCGGCATGGATGCCTGGGGCGTACGGGGCGGCCTGGTGAGGCACGCCGGGGCGGCGGCCAGGGCAGGCCCGGTGAGGGCGGCCGGGGGGCGGTACCGGAAGCCGGCGGCGAAGGCGACTGCCTGGAACACCAGGGCCGCCACGGCCACCCCCATCGGCACCACCGAGACCAGCAGGATCACGGACACGGCAGAGCCGATGACCAGCCGCTTACGGGTACGCGAAGACGCCCACAGCCCCGGCGGCATGCCGAACGTCAACAGATTCCGACGGGTGAGGAACCGCAGCAGCAGTAGCAGACACAGGATCAGACAGACGGAAACCGTGATGCCGATATCCGGCCCCCACTGGTAGATGCGGCCCCAGCCCACCATGGCGAGGACCCAGCCGCCCACATCGAGCGGGTTGCCCGCCCAGAGTGCATTCGCGAAACCCCGGAGCTCGAACGGGACATTGGTTACGGGCAGGACCGCCGTCAGCACGACTGCCAGGACCACGGCGACCGCCTGCTCGGCCGACCACGTCACCCGGCTCACCCCACCGCCCGGAGCACCCGAGAAGGCGTCGGCCTCCCGTTCCCGGAGCGATCGCTGCGAACGGAGCAGCAGCGGAAGCGACACCAACCGCGCGACCAGTGCGCAGACCGCTATCGTCAACAGCGCCTGGAACAGCTCTGGTTGCACGTACGACTCCGCGCTCATCCCGACCATCTCGACCTCGCCCCCGTCTCCGGTCAACACATCGACGCGTATGTATAGGGCGGCTGCCTCGTGTCACTTCCGCGGAACAGGCATGGTGGTGCGTCACACCGAGCGGGCCGGGCAGGTCGGGCGGTGTGCCGGCCGACGGGGACCCTGTGCGGTGCCCTGGGTGCCGATCGGCTTGGCCGCGGAGAGTTGTGAGAGGTGCACTCGCCGCCCGAGACTCAATGGAGGAAACATCATGTCCACACTCCCCGGTCCCGCCGAAGGGCTATTGCTCCCCGCTGAGCGGGCGCGCCGCGGCGGGTTCTACCTCGGTCTGATCCTCGCTGCGATGCTCTGCCTGGTGCTTTTGCAAGCACTCGCGGTTTTTGTTGCCGGCGCGCTGATCTTGGGTGAAGGCGTTGAGCTCGTGGGCAGTGTGGGCGTCGTCGGATATGCGGGACTGCCGGCGATGGGAGGAGTAGTTAGTCTGCTGCTGCTGATCGCCATTGCGTCGCGATATCCGGCCCTGCGCATCGATTCAATGGGCATCAGCAAGGTGTGGCGTGG
Coding sequences within it:
- a CDS encoding MMPL family transporter produces the protein MIRALTGFSTRNPWKIIALWAVVGIFLTLLSQALVFKVTQTQNGDFLPAKYDSAAALKVAEEKFGVKSDANAVTVLVGRQDGKPLTQADQQRIGEVAEKLGRQRVEMPEREDDAPAFMFEDYSQTPKVSPAMVAPDRSFELLSAQLTGNITDPGMHDLYQAFRDEAKDDFADAGMRTGFTGGLADLVDTTEAEKTTTTVVGALMVGLIVLINILVFRSALAAFVPLIAVAIIGGAAGGVVVGASMLTGINLDASTPSMIGVVLIGIGVDYFLFLLFRFREQLRAHPDLPARTVSAEVSARVGTAITSAALTIVAAFATLGVATFGQFRVLGPAIAVSVLVMLLASLTLMPALLAVTGRKMFWPSRSLRHEPRAGTAAGVGDLVARRPLTLIVASVALLGALAAGLVGMRMDYGQTPGTQDTPAAVTATEIARSLPAGVSDPATVYITAKDGGALTAQGLAAIPKALAEVNGVGQVGETLFNKDRTAARIDVYLTVDTQSQQARDLVSGPVRDTVADHTPPGAQAHVGGTAAIFADISTAVDHDLKTVFPVAAALIALILIVLLRSLLAPVVLMLAVGLGFAATLGASALFFQHLLDRPGVDFVLPLVLFLFVVALGTDYNILISDRIREEMDRPGPARAAVARAVRHTAPAIATAGVILAASFGSLGANSNPGTQQIGFATALGIMLSAFVISIVLVPALVALLGRATWWPVRPGRSKGRHQAGPPAGPSHHDHLSLTH
- a CDS encoding serine hydrolase domain-containing protein, with the protein product MLAVTVLTGAVMTTGALLPSAASAARPDTVQSSLNALVADDRMPAALASVEDREGRIRNYTAGVGDLGTGAKVPKDGQVRAGSNTKAFTAVVVLQLVAEKKIALDAPVDTYLPGLLRGEGIDGRHITVRQLLQHTSGLPEYVDTRAILEDRQRYYEPRELLDSALAQKAHFAPGVKWEYNNTNYLVAGLIIQKVTGRPLGEEINRRIADRIGLRHTYFPTPGDMTIQEPHPKGYHRDTADSPWREVTELDPSWGWAAGAVISTNSDLNRFYTALLDGKLLPPAQLAQMRTTVPADAAGPGVRYGLGLTSRPLPCGGLYWGHGGTIPGYDTLGGVTEDGRAVNIALTAIPTDAAAAQHAQTAVETTLCR
- a CDS encoding serine hydrolase domain-containing protein, which codes for MAVTVLTGAVMTTGALVPSAASAARPDAVQSSLNALVLDDRMPAALASVTDREGRTRHYTAGVGDLRTRAKVPKDGQVRAGSNTKAFTAVVVLQLVAEKKIALDAPVDTYLPGLLRGEGIDGRHITVRQLLQHTSGLPEYMESDIFADFPAVRYRYFEPRDLLDGALKQEAHFSPGAKWEYSNTNYLVAGLIIQKVTGRPVGEEIDRRIVDRIGLRHTYFPKPGETTLHEPHPKGYERETDDGPLIDYTTMDMSMGWAAGALVSTNSDLNRFYSALLDGELLPPAQLAQMRTTVPAEARGPGVRYGLGLTSTPLSCGGVYWGHGGTALGYRTRGGVTEDGRAAGIAVTTAPTGAASQRVEAAVDTALCR
- the aac(6') gene encoding aminoglycoside 6'-N-acetyltransferase; protein product: MELRGDEVVLRPVADGDGAILERVVREPEVAAWWSPPDGYERMLAVVFEGEVIGAVQFNEENDPEFRHAGIDIFLTARHHGKGLGTDTVRTLARWLVGERGHHRLTIDPAAANSAAIRCYGKVGFKPVGIMRAYWRNHRTGAWQDGLLMDLLADELT
- a CDS encoding MerR family transcriptional regulator, which codes for MPDATDADGLPVGQVSTRLGVTVRALHHWDEIGLARPSLRTAAGYRLYTAGDLERLHRVVVYREIGLGLDRIRAVLDDSTADVPGALRAQRTQVAERIERLQQLGAGLDRMIDAHERGLLLTAEQQAAIFGPRWDPDGPARARQRWGDTTQWRQYAERSASRGPEEWQAIAEAVAALDRALGDAMDAGVTPGSPEANQLVERHREVFASYFPLTRQMQVCLGRMYETDPAFATHYDGIRTGLATWFRHIVDADARAHGIDPDTATWE
- a CDS encoding VOC family protein, which translates into the protein MSDYYNAFEMSPVPTPGPDAVPPELFRGIYGMPAFATIPTTDLAASVDFWIRGLGFFELFSIPGTLVHLRRWAFQDVLLLRAESVPDEPPAMSLSFSCVLSQVDSLVEACRALRPDSVDGPRDTPWNTRDVEVITPENARIVLTAAKPFDPASQEARNLEAIGITPPGAGHGDNQEHA
- a CDS encoding bifunctional FO biosynthesis protein CofGH, whose product is MTDPQRGRPTTNSMRRALKRARDGVALDVAEAAVLLQARGEDLTDLAASAARVRDAGLEAAGRPGVITYSRKVFIPLTRLCRDKCHYCTFVTVPGKLRRAGHGMFLSPDEVLAIAREGAAMGCKEALFTLGDRPEDRWPEAREWLEAEGYDDTLAYVRAMAIRVLEETGLLPHLNPGVLSWTDLQRLKPVAPSMGMMLETTATRLWSEPGGPHHGSPDKEPAVRLRVLEDAGRSNVPFTTGILIGIGESYEERADSLFELRKTARAYHGIQEVIVQNFRAKPDTAMRGMPDAELEELAAAIAVARHILGPSARIQAPPNLVDAEYALLIGAGIDDWGGVSPLTPDHVNPERPWPHIDELAAKTAESGFVLRERLTIYPEFIRRGEPWLDPRLLPHVRALADPETGLAREDATPAGLPWQEPDEEFGATGRTDLHRTIDTEGRTGDRREDFDEVYGDWEALREAAAPGMVPSRIDGDVREALSQAADDPTGLTDEQALALLHADGPALDELCRIADALRRDVVGDDVTYIVTRNINFTNVCYTGCRFCAFAQRRTDADAYTLSLDQVADRAAQAWDVGAVEVCMQGGIHPDLPGTAYFDIARAVRERVPGIHVHAFSPMEVVNGATRTGMSIRDWLIAAKEAGLGSIPGTAAEILDDEVRWVLTKGKLPTATWLEVIRTAHEVGLRSSSTMMYGHVDQPRHWLGHLRTLARLQQETGGFTEFVTLPFIHTNAPVYLAGIARPGPTDRDNRAVTAMARLLLHPHITNIQTSWVKLGTEGAAEMLRSGANDLGGTLMEETISRMAGSSYGSYRSIQDLIAIAELAGRPAKPRTTLYGEVPEERVAAATASDGHLPELLPVLPD
- a CDS encoding PH domain-containing protein, giving the protein MSTLPGPAEGLLLPAERARRGGFYLGLILAAMLCLVLLQALAVFVAGALILGEGVELVGSVGVVGYAGLPAMGGVVSLLLLIAIASRYPALRIDSMGISKVWRGRTATMRWADIDEVRFNSRRSYLLLVLKAGALPGQPNAIGGPRTVVMYSLGNSLWRRRRPAHADLIIDAVERFGPGRYTVEPWNLGKGGATGAGASA